One genomic window of Geodermatophilus sp. DSM 44513 includes the following:
- a CDS encoding carbohydrate ABC transporter permease, which yields MSTTTLPPREKTQPASAPNGKITDRSRSERRLGWLLAGPAFFVMLAVTAYPILQAVYESLFSYRLTDPTNRAFTGLSNYVVILSDSLWWQALGVTFFITVVTVAVELVLGFGLAMVMAKALSSIRPVVRASILIPYAVITVVSALAWQFAFDINTGFVNSWFAWIPGVGTDTDWFGGTWTSLLVICLAEIWKTTPFISLLLLAGLAQVPEVLQEAAKVDGATWWQRLWRVTIPNMKAAIMVALLFRTLDAFRIFDTVFIMTAGANATETVSFLAYRQTIARLEIGLGSAVSVLLFLAVVVIAVGFIKGFKVDLSQARGEK from the coding sequence GTGAGCACCACGACCCTCCCGCCGCGGGAGAAGACCCAACCCGCGTCAGCGCCGAACGGCAAGATCACCGACCGGTCCCGCTCGGAACGGCGACTCGGCTGGCTGCTGGCCGGCCCCGCCTTCTTCGTGATGCTGGCGGTGACCGCCTACCCGATCCTGCAGGCGGTCTACGAGTCGCTGTTCTCCTACCGGCTCACCGACCCGACGAACCGGGCCTTCACCGGGCTGTCCAACTACGTGGTCATCCTCAGCGACTCACTGTGGTGGCAGGCCCTGGGCGTCACCTTCTTCATCACGGTGGTGACCGTCGCGGTCGAACTGGTCCTCGGCTTCGGCCTGGCCATGGTGATGGCCAAGGCGCTGAGCTCCATCCGGCCGGTCGTCCGGGCCTCGATCCTGATCCCCTACGCGGTCATCACGGTCGTCTCCGCGCTCGCCTGGCAGTTCGCCTTCGACATCAACACGGGCTTCGTCAACAGCTGGTTTGCCTGGATCCCGGGGGTCGGCACGGACACCGACTGGTTCGGTGGCACCTGGACGTCCCTGCTGGTGATCTGCCTGGCCGAGATCTGGAAGACCACGCCATTCATCTCCCTGCTGCTCCTCGCCGGCCTGGCCCAGGTGCCGGAGGTGCTTCAGGAGGCGGCCAAGGTCGACGGGGCCACCTGGTGGCAGAGGCTGTGGCGGGTGACCATCCCGAACATGAAGGCGGCGATCATGGTCGCCCTGCTGTTCCGGACACTGGACGCCTTCCGCATCTTCGACACCGTCTTCATCATGACCGCCGGGGCCAACGCCACCGAGACGGTGTCGTTCCTGGCCTACCGCCAGACGATCGCCCGGTTGGAGATCGGCCTGGGGTCCGCGGTCTCGGTCCTGCTGTTCCTCGCCGTGGTCGTCATCGCGGTGGGCTTCATCAAGGGCTTCAAGGTCGACCTGTCACAGGCCAGAGGGGAGAAGTGA
- a CDS encoding carbohydrate ABC transporter permease translates to MSRREKTWWLIGGAVLVVYCLFPIAWIVSLSLKAPSDLANGRFLPTDVTGQNYSDIFTGSASGLFLPALRNSFGIVLIATAIAAILSMFAAYAIARLDFPGKRLILTTALAVAIFPIISIVTPLFNVWRQIGLYDTWPGLILPYLSLTLPISIWTMSAFFREIPWEMEQAAQVDGATSWQAFRKVIVPLAAPGVFTTAIIAFFIAWNDFLYGISLTSTEAARPVPAALGLFSGASQFEDPTGVTAAAAVIVTIPVVVLVLLFQRRIVAGLTNGAVKG, encoded by the coding sequence ATGTCCCGACGCGAGAAGACCTGGTGGCTCATCGGCGGGGCGGTCCTCGTCGTCTACTGCCTGTTCCCCATCGCCTGGATCGTGTCGCTGTCGCTCAAGGCCCCGTCGGACCTCGCCAACGGCCGGTTCCTGCCCACGGACGTCACCGGGCAGAACTACAGCGACATCTTCACCGGTAGTGCCAGCGGCCTGTTCCTGCCGGCACTGCGCAACTCCTTCGGGATCGTCCTGATCGCCACCGCGATCGCGGCCATCCTGTCCATGTTCGCCGCCTACGCCATCGCACGGCTCGACTTCCCGGGCAAGCGCCTCATCCTCACGACCGCGCTGGCCGTGGCCATCTTCCCGATCATCTCGATCGTCACGCCGCTGTTCAACGTGTGGCGCCAGATCGGCCTCTACGACACCTGGCCGGGGCTGATCCTCCCGTACCTGTCGCTGACGCTGCCGATCTCCATCTGGACGATGTCGGCGTTCTTCCGGGAGATCCCCTGGGAGATGGAGCAAGCCGCGCAGGTCGACGGCGCGACCAGCTGGCAGGCGTTCCGCAAGGTCATCGTCCCGTTGGCCGCACCCGGGGTGTTCACCACGGCGATCATCGCGTTCTTCATCGCCTGGAACGACTTCCTGTACGGCATCTCACTCACTTCGACGGAGGCGGCGCGACCGGTCCCCGCCGCTCTCGGCCTCTTCTCCGGGGCGTCGCAGTTCGAGGACCCGACCGGCGTCACCGCGGCCGCCGCCGTGATCGTCACCATCCCGGTCGTGGTCCTGGTCCTGCTCTTCCAGCGGCGCATCGTCGCCGGTCTCACCAACGGCGCGGTCAAGGGCTGA
- a CDS encoding DUF4032 domain-containing protein, with product MRYLFRPPASDGAALLGLPFHLPLEQWDPELLLEVPQRGISRHVVRFTAQGGHVYALKEIPERLARHEYGLLGQFEEEGLPSVSVLGICVDRPDDQDAVLVTRYLEYSMSYRYLFSRPHGEQSAEQLLDTMVVLLVRLHLAGVFWGDCSLSNTLFRLDAGAFTAHLVDAETSERHPQLSPGQRRYDVDLARERVGAELLDLQFGDLLPADVDPIEVADSLPPRYEALWEEVTHEEVFALAEQRQRVAERLQRLNDLGFDVGEVDLVTDPDGGARLRVDTRVSEPGQNRRELFRLTGLEVQERQARRLLNDLRAYRATLEQRTGTPVPETVAGYRWLAEAYQPVVDAIPPDLVGRLAPAEVFHEILEHRWFLSEQAGHDVGTTRAARSYFDTVLPRTPKELTTPSAILGGRG from the coding sequence GTGCGGTACCTCTTCCGGCCACCGGCCAGCGACGGTGCGGCCCTGCTGGGCCTGCCCTTCCACCTGCCGCTGGAGCAGTGGGACCCCGAGCTGCTCCTCGAGGTGCCGCAGCGCGGCATCTCCCGGCACGTCGTGCGCTTCACCGCGCAGGGCGGGCACGTCTACGCGCTCAAGGAGATCCCCGAACGGCTGGCCCGCCACGAGTACGGGCTGCTCGGCCAGTTCGAGGAGGAGGGGCTGCCCTCGGTGTCGGTGCTGGGCATCTGCGTCGACCGCCCCGACGACCAGGACGCCGTCCTGGTGACCCGCTACCTCGAGTACTCGATGTCCTACCGCTACCTCTTCTCCCGCCCGCACGGTGAGCAGTCCGCCGAGCAGCTGCTCGACACCATGGTGGTGCTGCTGGTCCGGCTGCACCTGGCCGGCGTGTTCTGGGGCGACTGCTCGCTGTCCAACACGCTGTTCCGGCTCGACGCCGGCGCCTTCACCGCCCACCTGGTCGACGCCGAGACCTCCGAGCGCCACCCGCAGCTGAGCCCCGGTCAGCGGCGCTACGACGTCGACCTGGCCCGCGAACGGGTGGGTGCGGAGCTGCTGGACCTGCAGTTCGGCGACCTGCTGCCGGCCGACGTCGACCCCATCGAGGTCGCCGACAGCCTGCCGCCGCGCTACGAGGCGCTGTGGGAGGAGGTCACCCACGAGGAGGTGTTCGCGCTGGCCGAGCAGCGCCAGCGCGTGGCCGAGCGGCTGCAGCGGCTCAACGACCTGGGCTTCGACGTCGGGGAGGTCGACCTGGTGACCGACCCCGACGGCGGCGCACGGCTGCGGGTGGACACCCGCGTGTCCGAGCCGGGGCAGAACCGCCGGGAGCTGTTCCGGCTGACCGGTCTGGAGGTGCAGGAGCGCCAGGCCCGCCGGCTGCTCAACGACCTGCGCGCCTACCGGGCGACGCTGGAGCAGCGGACCGGCACGCCCGTCCCGGAGACCGTCGCCGGCTACCGGTGGCTGGCCGAGGCCTACCAGCCGGTCGTCGACGCGATCCCGCCGGACCTCGTGGGCCGGCTGGCGCCCGCGGAGGTCTTCCACGAGATCCTCGAGCACCGCTGGTTCCTGTCCGAGCAGGCCGGGCACGACGTGGGGACGACGCGGGCGGCGCGCTCCTACTTCGACACCGTCCTGCCCCGCACCCCCAAGGAGCTGACCACCCCCTCGGCCATCCTCGGCGGCCGGGGCTGA
- a CDS encoding MiaB/RimO family radical SAM methylthiotransferase — protein sequence MTRAPDPARTVAVVTLGCARNEVDSEELAGRLASGGYRLVEDAEGADAVLVNTCGFIESAKKDSVDAILAATDSGARVVAVGCMAERYGSELAGALPEATVLGFDDYTAIGDRLDDVLTGRPLVPHDPRDRRTLLPISPAQRTAAVTAADAPAIPGHGWLQRRRLASGPSAALKLASGCDRRCAFCAIPAFRGSFVSRPPAEVLGEAQWLASQGVTELVLVSENSTSYGKDLGDLRLLERLLPQLAAVEGVVRVRVAYLQPAELRPGLVEVIAGTDGVAPYFDLSFQHSSPGLLRRMRRFGGTEDFLALIGRARALAPAAGFRTNVILGFPGETEDDVAELERFLVEGRLDAVGVFGYSDEEGTEAMGLPGKLDQAEIDARVRRVTDLVEELTAQRAEDRLGDRVEVLLTEDLSADEAPGVWAGHAAHQDPEADGTTTVTGVPAGAVAGELVAAQVVATEGVDLVATTLVTSALVPAVRA from the coding sequence GTGACACGTGCGCCCGACCCTGCCCGCACCGTGGCGGTGGTGACCCTCGGGTGTGCCCGCAACGAGGTCGACTCCGAGGAGCTGGCCGGCCGGCTGGCCTCCGGCGGGTACCGGCTGGTGGAGGATGCCGAGGGCGCGGACGCCGTCCTGGTGAACACCTGCGGCTTCATCGAGTCGGCGAAGAAGGACTCCGTCGACGCCATCCTGGCCGCCACCGACTCCGGCGCCCGGGTGGTCGCGGTCGGCTGCATGGCCGAGCGGTACGGCTCCGAGCTGGCCGGCGCGCTGCCCGAGGCGACGGTGCTCGGCTTCGACGACTACACCGCGATCGGTGACCGGCTCGACGACGTGCTCACCGGCCGCCCGCTCGTCCCGCACGACCCCCGCGACCGGCGCACCCTGCTGCCGATCAGCCCGGCGCAGCGCACCGCCGCCGTCACCGCGGCGGACGCCCCCGCGATCCCCGGGCACGGCTGGCTGCAGCGCCGCCGGCTGGCCTCGGGTCCCTCGGCCGCCCTCAAGCTCGCCTCCGGCTGCGACCGGCGGTGCGCCTTCTGCGCCATCCCGGCCTTCCGCGGCTCGTTCGTCTCCCGCCCGCCGGCCGAGGTGCTCGGCGAGGCGCAGTGGCTGGCCTCCCAGGGCGTCACCGAGCTGGTCCTGGTCAGCGAGAACTCCACCTCCTACGGCAAGGACCTCGGCGACCTGCGGCTGCTCGAGCGGCTGCTGCCCCAGCTGGCCGCCGTCGAGGGCGTCGTCCGGGTGCGGGTGGCCTACCTGCAGCCGGCCGAGCTGCGCCCGGGCCTGGTGGAGGTCATCGCCGGGACCGACGGGGTCGCGCCCTACTTCGACCTGTCCTTCCAGCACTCCTCGCCGGGGCTGCTGCGCCGGATGCGCCGCTTCGGTGGCACCGAGGACTTCCTCGCGCTGATCGGGCGCGCGCGGGCACTGGCGCCGGCGGCCGGCTTCCGCACCAACGTCATCCTCGGCTTCCCCGGGGAGACCGAGGACGACGTCGCCGAGCTCGAGCGCTTCCTCGTCGAGGGCCGCCTGGACGCCGTCGGCGTGTTCGGCTACTCCGACGAGGAGGGCACCGAGGCGATGGGCCTGCCCGGCAAGCTCGACCAGGCCGAGATCGACGCCCGCGTCCGGCGGGTCACCGACCTGGTCGAGGAGCTGACCGCGCAGCGCGCCGAGGACCGCCTCGGCGACCGGGTCGAGGTGCTGCTCACCGAGGACCTCTCCGCCGACGAGGCCCCCGGGGTCTGGGCCGGCCACGCCGCCCACCAGGACCCCGAGGCCGACGGGACGACGACGGTCACCGGCGTGCCGGCGGGCGCGGTCGCCGGCGAGCTGGTCGCCGCCCAGGTCGTCGCCACCGAGGGCGTGGACCTCGTGGCCACCACACTGGTCACCTCAGCACTCGTTCCCGCGGTGCGCGCATGA
- a CDS encoding ABC transporter ATP-binding protein yields the protein MASIEMRNIVKQYGDGYPAVNDVSLDIADGEFMILVGPSGCGKSTLLRMIVGLEDITSGDMVIGGKRVNDLAPRDRNLSMVFQNYALYPHMTVYENIAFPLRLAKMSDDEVRRRVTEASDVLELKEHLERKPANLSGGQRQRVAMGRAIVRQAEAFLFDEPLSNLDAKLRGQMRTEISRLQRRLGITTVYVTHDQTEAMTLGDRVCVLRKGKIQQVASPRELYEQPVNLFVAGFIGSPPMNFLPASLDGDRLQTPFGPITLDERRAAAVRGRDLMLVGIRPEYFEDASLVDEAKRPLGSLFRARVDVTEWLGDSQYAYIPYEAPDAIRDQLRDLSRELDAEELRTQAIVSIDATSRIREGREAEFWLDARKVHVFDPQTGENLTRDAEAGARLTQMATEDRVEQVQEAQAHGTTVGGGGASRAGAA from the coding sequence ATGGCTTCGATCGAGATGCGCAACATCGTCAAGCAGTACGGCGACGGCTACCCGGCGGTCAACGATGTCAGCCTGGACATCGCCGACGGGGAGTTCATGATCCTCGTCGGCCCGTCCGGCTGCGGGAAGTCGACGCTGCTGCGGATGATCGTCGGACTGGAGGACATCACCAGCGGCGACATGGTGATCGGCGGCAAGCGGGTCAACGACCTCGCCCCGCGCGACCGGAACCTGTCGATGGTCTTCCAGAACTACGCGCTCTACCCGCACATGACCGTGTACGAGAACATCGCCTTCCCGCTGCGGCTGGCCAAGATGTCCGACGACGAGGTGCGCCGCCGGGTCACCGAGGCCTCCGACGTCCTGGAGCTCAAGGAGCACCTGGAGCGCAAGCCGGCCAACCTCTCCGGTGGCCAGCGCCAACGCGTGGCGATGGGCCGGGCCATCGTGCGCCAGGCCGAGGCGTTCCTCTTCGACGAGCCGCTGTCCAACCTCGACGCCAAGCTGCGCGGACAGATGCGCACCGAGATCTCCCGGTTGCAGCGCCGGCTGGGCATCACCACGGTCTACGTCACCCACGACCAGACCGAGGCCATGACCCTGGGCGACCGGGTCTGCGTGCTGCGCAAGGGCAAGATCCAGCAGGTCGCCTCGCCGCGTGAGCTCTACGAGCAGCCGGTCAACCTGTTCGTCGCCGGCTTCATCGGCTCCCCGCCGATGAACTTCCTGCCCGCGTCGCTGGACGGCGACCGGCTGCAGACGCCGTTCGGGCCGATCACGCTCGACGAGCGCCGGGCCGCCGCGGTGCGGGGCCGGGACCTGATGCTGGTCGGCATCCGGCCGGAGTACTTCGAGGACGCCTCTCTGGTCGACGAGGCGAAGCGGCCGCTGGGCTCGCTGTTCCGGGCGCGGGTCGACGTCACCGAGTGGCTGGGTGACTCGCAGTACGCCTACATCCCCTACGAGGCGCCGGACGCGATCCGCGACCAGCTGCGCGACCTGTCCCGCGAACTGGACGCCGAGGAGCTGCGCACCCAGGCCATCGTGTCCATCGACGCGACCAGCCGGATCCGGGAGGGCCGCGAGGCGGAGTTCTGGCTGGACGCCCGCAAGGTGCACGTCTTCGACCCGCAGACCGGTGAGAACCTGACCCGGGACGCCGAGGCCGGGGCGCGGCTGACCCAGATGGCCACCGAGGACCGGGTCGAGCAGGTCCAGGAGGCGCAGGCGCACGGGACGACCGTCGGCGGCGGCGGGGCCAGCCGCGCCGGCGCCGCCTAG
- a CDS encoding DNA translocase FtsK: protein MPARTTTTRPSGRSSARGRSGSGSTAARKRPPAKRPTAAGRKPARRSASGPGLWGVVSGGWSLLARGAGGLARSVARPEQAEPLAPEHRRDGVGLAVLGLAVVLGAAAWSDGIGPVGTAFADGVRWVVGSMVVVLPVVLFLAALRLLRRGPRPEARGRLAIGWLCAVVSVLGIAQVVGRDADPAAGEPGAGGLVGWAAATPLVAGVGVVVAVVLLVLLAFFGVLVITATPVHQVPERLRGIGDLLLGQRRDDEDGYDDEDWTDDEEPAPAPRMPRRRSSLDDLMDTGPVAAVPAIDHGALDEAPVAVLSEPPPPPVPTRRPAVVDRTAPAEELEPVTEPEQLRIEPVEGQYTLPSVGVLRPGDPPKKNSAATEAATSAITGVLEQFNVDAAVTSFTRGPTVTRYEIELGPAVKVEKITALTKNMAYAVANDNIRILAPIPGKSAVGVEVPNTDREMVSLGDVLRSQVAKQDPHPMLVGLGKDIEGGFVCANLAKMPHLLVAGATGAGKSSCVNSLLTSLLLRATPEQLRMILIDPKMVELTPYDGIPHLITPIITDPKKAATALAWLVEEMEQRYQDMRSTGVRHIDDFNRKVERGEIVAPPGSERVYPPYPYILAIVDELADLMMVAPRDVEESIVRITQKARAAGIHLVLATQRPSVDVVTGLIKANVPSRLAFSTSSLTDSRVILDQPGAEKLIGMGDALFLPIGAGKPMRVQGAYVSDAEIEAVVDFTKRQAEPEYREEVFSAAAGEQKEIDEDIGGDLELLVQAVELVVTSQFGSTSMLQRKLRVGFAKAGRLMDLMETRGVVGPSEGSKARDVLVKPDELESVLFTLRGTEG, encoded by the coding sequence ATGCCTGCTCGCACGACGACGACCCGCCCCTCGGGCCGCTCGTCCGCGCGCGGACGCTCGGGCTCCGGGTCGACCGCGGCCCGGAAGCGCCCGCCCGCCAAGCGGCCCACCGCCGCCGGGCGCAAGCCCGCCCGCCGGTCGGCGTCCGGGCCGGGCCTGTGGGGCGTGGTCAGCGGCGGCTGGTCGCTGCTGGCCCGGGGTGCCGGTGGGCTGGCCCGCTCGGTGGCCCGCCCGGAGCAGGCCGAGCCGCTGGCCCCCGAACACCGCCGCGACGGCGTCGGGCTGGCGGTGCTCGGTCTGGCCGTGGTGCTCGGCGCGGCCGCCTGGAGCGACGGCATCGGCCCGGTCGGCACCGCCTTCGCCGACGGGGTCCGCTGGGTCGTCGGTTCGATGGTCGTCGTCCTGCCGGTCGTGCTGTTCCTGGCCGCGCTGCGGCTGCTGCGCCGCGGTCCGCGCCCGGAGGCCCGCGGGCGGCTGGCCATCGGCTGGCTGTGCGCGGTCGTGTCCGTGCTGGGCATTGCCCAGGTCGTCGGCCGAGACGCCGACCCGGCCGCGGGTGAGCCGGGCGCCGGGGGACTGGTCGGCTGGGCCGCCGCGACGCCGCTGGTCGCCGGCGTGGGCGTGGTGGTCGCCGTCGTCCTGCTGGTCCTGCTGGCCTTCTTCGGGGTGCTGGTGATCACCGCGACGCCGGTGCACCAGGTCCCCGAGCGGCTGCGCGGGATCGGTGACCTGCTGCTGGGCCAGCGGCGCGACGACGAGGACGGCTACGACGACGAGGACTGGACCGACGACGAGGAGCCCGCGCCCGCGCCGCGGATGCCGCGCCGGCGGTCGTCGTTGGACGACCTGATGGACACCGGGCCGGTGGCGGCCGTGCCGGCCATCGACCACGGGGCCCTCGACGAGGCACCCGTGGCGGTGCTGTCCGAGCCGCCGCCCCCGCCGGTGCCCACCCGCCGCCCGGCGGTGGTGGACCGGACGGCGCCCGCGGAGGAGCTGGAGCCGGTCACCGAGCCCGAGCAGCTGCGCATCGAGCCGGTCGAGGGCCAGTACACGCTGCCCTCGGTCGGCGTGCTGCGCCCGGGCGACCCGCCGAAGAAGAACTCCGCGGCCACCGAGGCCGCGACGTCGGCGATCACCGGCGTGCTCGAGCAGTTCAACGTCGACGCCGCGGTCACCAGCTTCACCCGCGGTCCGACGGTCACCCGCTACGAGATCGAGCTCGGTCCGGCGGTGAAGGTGGAGAAGATCACCGCGCTGACCAAGAACATGGCCTACGCGGTGGCCAACGACAACATCCGAATCCTGGCGCCCATCCCGGGCAAGTCCGCCGTCGGCGTCGAGGTGCCCAACACCGACCGCGAGATGGTCAGCCTGGGCGACGTGCTGCGCTCCCAGGTCGCCAAGCAGGACCCGCACCCCATGCTGGTCGGGCTGGGCAAGGACATCGAGGGCGGCTTCGTCTGCGCGAACCTGGCCAAGATGCCGCACCTGCTGGTCGCCGGCGCCACCGGCGCCGGCAAGTCCAGCTGCGTCAACTCGCTGCTGACCTCGCTGCTGCTGCGGGCCACCCCGGAGCAGCTGCGGATGATCCTCATCGACCCCAAGATGGTCGAGCTCACGCCCTACGACGGCATCCCGCACCTGATCACGCCGATCATCACCGACCCGAAGAAGGCCGCCACCGCGCTGGCCTGGCTGGTCGAGGAGATGGAGCAGCGCTACCAGGACATGCGCTCCACCGGCGTCCGGCACATCGACGACTTCAACCGCAAGGTCGAGCGCGGCGAGATCGTGGCGCCACCCGGCAGCGAGCGGGTGTACCCCCCCTACCCCTACATCCTGGCGATCGTCGACGAGCTGGCCGACCTGATGATGGTCGCCCCCCGCGACGTCGAGGAGTCCATCGTCCGGATCACCCAGAAGGCCCGCGCCGCCGGCATCCACCTGGTGCTGGCCACCCAGCGGCCCTCGGTCGACGTCGTCACCGGCCTGATCAAGGCCAACGTGCCCTCCCGGCTGGCGTTCTCCACCTCCAGCCTCACCGACAGCCGGGTCATCCTCGACCAGCCCGGCGCGGAGAAGCTCATCGGCATGGGCGACGCCCTGTTCCTGCCCATCGGCGCGGGCAAGCCGATGCGTGTGCAGGGCGCCTACGTCTCCGACGCCGAGATCGAGGCGGTCGTCGACTTCACCAAGCGGCAGGCCGAGCCGGAGTACCGCGAGGAGGTCTTCAGCGCCGCCGCCGGCGAGCAGAAGGAGATCGACGAGGACATCGGCGGCGACCTCGAGCTGCTGGTCCAGGCCGTGGAGCTCGTGGTCACCAGCCAGTTCGGCTCGACGTCGATGCTGCAGCGCAAGCTGCGGGTCGGCTTCGCCAAGGCCGGCCGGCTGATGGACCTCATGGAGACCCGCGGCGTGGTCGGCCCGTCGGAGGGCTCCAAGGCCCGCGACGTGCTGGTCAAGCCCGACGAGCTGGAGTCGGTGCTGTTCACCCTGCGCGGCACCGAGGGCTGA
- the pgsA gene encoding CDP-diacylglycerol--glycerol-3-phosphate 3-phosphatidyltransferase, with translation MTPPADPAATPPRSARLLNLPNALTLVRLALVPVFAALLLADGGTDDGLRYWATLAFALAIITDRYDGMIARRTGQVTEFGKLADPIADKALTGTALVGLSVLALLPWWVTLTIVVREVGVTVLRFWVLRHGVIAASRGGKAKTVVQALAIGMYTLPLDGLFGTARWWVMAAAVVLTVVTGLDYVHRALTLRRTSIRAARAAAARRAAGGPRTEPAA, from the coding sequence ATGACCCCTCCGGCGGACCCGGCCGCCACGCCGCCCCGGTCGGCGCGGCTGCTCAACCTGCCCAACGCGCTCACCCTCGTGCGGCTGGCCCTGGTGCCCGTCTTCGCCGCCCTGCTGCTCGCCGACGGCGGGACCGACGACGGCCTGCGCTACTGGGCCACCCTCGCGTTCGCGCTGGCCATCATCACCGACCGCTACGACGGCATGATCGCCCGGCGCACCGGTCAGGTCACCGAGTTCGGCAAGCTCGCCGACCCGATCGCCGACAAGGCGCTGACCGGTACCGCGCTCGTCGGGCTGTCGGTGCTGGCCCTGCTGCCCTGGTGGGTGACGCTCACCATCGTCGTCCGCGAGGTCGGGGTGACGGTGCTGCGCTTCTGGGTGCTCCGCCACGGGGTGATCGCGGCCAGCCGGGGTGGCAAGGCCAAGACCGTCGTCCAGGCCCTGGCCATCGGGATGTACACCCTCCCGCTGGACGGCCTGTTCGGGACCGCCCGCTGGTGGGTCATGGCCGCTGCTGTGGTGCTCACCGTGGTGACCGGTCTGGACTACGTCCACCGCGCCCTCACGCTGCGGCGCACCAGCATCCGGGCCGCGCGCGCCGCCGCCGCCCGCCGCGCGGCCGGCGGACCGAGGACCGAGCCCGCCGCCTGA
- a CDS encoding helix-turn-helix domain-containing protein: MTLLRTQLGTTLRGHRLRQRRTLRDVSGAARVSLGYLSEVERGQKEASSELLASICDALDVELADLLAEVSLGLRGEDGRLRPVAPAAAPVEVPVEQVPAAAEEQPVAEPALALVGAPTRATGRTAGAVSLAA; encoded by the coding sequence ATGACGCTGCTGCGCACCCAGCTCGGGACGACCCTGCGCGGCCACCGGCTGCGCCAGCGTCGGACGCTGCGCGACGTCTCCGGTGCGGCCCGGGTGAGCCTGGGCTACCTCTCCGAGGTCGAGCGCGGCCAGAAGGAGGCGTCCTCGGAGCTGCTCGCCTCGATCTGCGACGCCCTCGACGTCGAGCTGGCCGACCTGCTGGCCGAGGTGAGCCTCGGGTTGCGCGGTGAGGACGGGCGGCTGCGCCCCGTCGCGCCCGCCGCCGCCCCGGTCGAGGTCCCCGTGGAGCAGGTGCCGGCCGCCGCCGAGGAGCAGCCGGTCGCCGAGCCGGCCCTGGCCCTGGTCGGCGCGCCCACCCGCGCCACGGGTCGTACGGCCGGCGCGGTGTCGCTCGCGGCCTGA
- a CDS encoding extracellular solute-binding protein: MTVSSDSRSRAPGQAGTRRRSLGAAAAAAVVASTLAACGGDSGGGGNTLTWYTNPDSGGQAEIAARCTEAADGAYTIETAQLPREASQQREQLVRRLAANDSSIDLMSLDPPFIPEFAQAGFLAPVPEDVAERVTEDVVESAVAGATWDGELVTVPFWANTQLLWYRESVAEEAGLDMSQPVTWDQIVEAAQQTGTLVGAQGARAESLTVWLNALIESAGGSIITETAEDPEDIQLGLESDAAVRAAEVMRSVADSGVAGPAFSTENEDASATEFEGPDGGFMVNWPFVYGRAQSAVEAGTLDPSVPEDYGWTIYPRVNPDDPAAPPYGGINIGVGAFSENVDAAYAAAECIVSDENQAYYFTSNGNPASSIPVYDDPEVLEVFPMAPEIRESLEMAAPRPQTVYYNEVSAAVQRTYHPPSSVTPGVTGPAAAELIRAVLAGEQLL, encoded by the coding sequence ATGACGGTGTCGAGTGACAGCAGGAGCCGGGCCCCGGGTCAGGCCGGGACGCGCAGACGCTCGCTCGGCGCGGCGGCGGCCGCCGCCGTCGTGGCCTCGACGCTGGCGGCGTGCGGTGGCGACTCCGGCGGCGGGGGCAACACCCTCACCTGGTACACCAACCCCGACTCCGGCGGCCAGGCCGAGATCGCCGCGCGGTGCACCGAGGCCGCCGACGGGGCGTACACCATCGAGACCGCGCAGCTGCCCCGGGAGGCCTCGCAGCAGCGCGAGCAGCTGGTCCGCCGGCTGGCGGCCAACGACTCCTCGATCGACCTGATGAGCCTCGACCCGCCCTTCATCCCGGAGTTCGCGCAGGCCGGCTTCCTCGCTCCCGTGCCCGAGGACGTCGCCGAGCGGGTCACCGAGGACGTCGTGGAGAGCGCGGTCGCTGGCGCGACTTGGGACGGCGAGTTGGTCACCGTGCCCTTCTGGGCGAACACCCAGCTGCTCTGGTACCGGGAGTCGGTCGCCGAGGAGGCCGGTCTGGACATGAGCCAGCCGGTCACCTGGGACCAGATCGTCGAGGCCGCCCAGCAGACCGGGACGCTCGTCGGGGCCCAGGGCGCCCGCGCGGAGTCCCTCACGGTCTGGCTCAACGCGCTCATCGAGTCCGCGGGCGGCTCGATCATCACCGAGACCGCCGAGGACCCGGAGGACATCCAACTGGGCCTGGAGTCGGACGCCGCCGTGCGGGCGGCCGAGGTGATGCGTTCGGTTGCCGACAGCGGCGTCGCGGGGCCGGCCTTCTCCACCGAGAACGAGGACGCCTCGGCCACCGAGTTCGAGGGGCCGGACGGCGGCTTCATGGTCAACTGGCCGTTCGTCTACGGAAGGGCGCAGAGCGCCGTGGAGGCGGGGACGCTCGACCCTTCCGTGCCGGAGGACTATGGCTGGACGATCTACCCGAGGGTCAACCCCGACGACCCGGCCGCGCCGCCCTACGGCGGCATCAACATCGGGGTCGGCGCCTTCAGCGAGAACGTCGACGCCGCCTATGCGGCCGCGGAGTGCATCGTGTCGGACGAGAACCAGGCGTACTACTTCACCTCCAACGGCAACCCGGCCTCCTCCATCCCGGTGTACGACGACCCCGAGGTCCTGGAGGTCTTCCCCATGGCCCCCGAGATCCGGGAGTCCCTGGAGATGGCCGCCCCCCGGCCGCAGACCGTCTACTACAACGAGGTCTCCGCCGCGGTCCAGCGGACCTACCACCCGCCGTCTTCCGTCACGCCGGGTGTCACCGGTCCGGCCGCGGCCGAGCTCATCCGCGCCGTCCTCGCAGGGGAGCAGCTGCTGTGA